The following are encoded together in the Chlorocebus sabaeus isolate Y175 chromosome 20, mChlSab1.0.hap1, whole genome shotgun sequence genome:
- the VANGL2 gene encoding vang-like protein 2, whose translation MDTESQYSGYSYKSGHSRSSRKHRDRRDRHRSKSRDGSRGDKSVTIQAPGEPLLDNESTRGDERDDNWGETTTVVTGTSEHSISHDDLTRIAKDMEDSVPLDCSRHLGVAAGATLALLSFLTPLAFLLLPPLLWREELEPCGTACEGLFISVAFKLLILLLGSWALFFRRPKASLPRVFVLRALLMVLVFLLVVSYWLFYGVRILDARERSYQGVVQFAVSLVDALLFVHYLAVVLLELRQLQPQFTLKVVRSTDGASRFYNVGHLSIQRVAVWILEKYYHDFPVYNPALLNLPKSVLAKKVSGFKVYSLGEENSTNNSTGQSRAVIAAAARRRDNSHNEYYYEEAEHERRVRKRRARLVVAVEEAFTHIKRLQEEEQKNPREVMDPREAAQAIFASMARAMQKYLRTTKQQPYHTMESILQHLEFCITHDMTPKAFLERYLAAGPTIQYHKERWLAKQWTLVSEEPVTNGLKDGIVFLLKRQDFSLVVSTKKVPFFKLSEEFVDPKSHKFVMRLQSETSV comes from the exons ATGGACACCGAGTCCCAGTACTCGGGCTATTCCTACAAGTCGGGCCACTCCCGCAGCTCCCGCAAGCACAG GGACCGCCGGGACCGACACCGCTCTAAGAGTCGAGATGGGAGCCGAGGGGACAAGTCGGTGACAATCCAGGCTCCCGGGGAGCCCCTGCTGGACAATGAGTCCACACGAGGGGATGAGCGG GATGACAACTGGGGGGAAACGACGACAGTAGTAACGGGCACCTCAGAGCACAGCATCTCCCACGATGACCTCACGCGCATCGCCAAGGACATGGAGGACAGTGTCCCTCTGGACTGCTCCCGTCACCTGGGTGTGGCGGCAGGGGCCACCCTGGCGCTGCTGTCTTTCCTCACGCCGCTGGCCTTCCTGCTGCTGCCCCCACTGCTGTGGCGGGAGGAGCTGGAGCCTTGCGGGACGGCCTGCGAGGGCCTCTTCATCTCTGTGGCCTTCAAGCTGCTTATCCTGCTGCTGGGCAGCTGGGCTCTGTTCTTCCGCCGGCCCAAGGCCTCGCTGCCCCGCGTCTTTGTGCTGCGCGCCCTACTCATGGTGCTGGTTTTCCTGCTCGTGGTCTCCTACTGGCTCTTCTATGGTGTGCGCATCCTGGATGCTCGGGAGCGCAGCTACCAGGGCGTGGTGCAGTTCGCCGTGTCCCTGGTGGACGCCCTTCTTTTCGTGCACTACCTGGCCGTGGTCCTGCTGGAGCTGCGCCAGCTCCAGCCTCAGTTCACGCTCAAGGTCGTGCGCTCCACCGACGGCGCCAGCCGCTTCTACAACGTTGGCCATCTCAG CATCCAGCGCGTGGCAGTGTGGATCCTGGAGAAGTATTACCATGACTTCCCTGTCTACAACCCCGCCCTCCTCAACCTGCCCAAGTCCGTCCTGGCCAAGAAAGTGTCTGGCTTCAAGGTGTATTCCCTCGGAGAGG AAAACAGCACCAACAACTCCACTGGCCAGTCTCGGGCTGTGATCGCAGCGGCAGCTCGGAGGCGGGACAACAGTCACAATGAGTACTACTATGAGGAGGCTGAGCATGAGCGAAGGGTGCGCAAGAGGAGGGCCAG GCTTGTAGTGGCAGTGGAAGAGGCCTTCACTCACATTAAGCGGCTTCAGGAAGAGGAGCAGAAGAACCCCAGGGAGGTGATGGACCCCCGGGAGGCAGCCCAAGCCATCTTCGCATCCATGGCCCGTGCCATGCAGAAGTACCTTCGGACCACCAAACAGCAACCCTATCACACCATGGAGAGCATCCTGCAGCACCTTGAATTCTGCATCACGCATGACATGACGCCCAAG GCCTTCTTGGAGCGATACTTGGCGGCTGGACCTACCATCCAGTACCACAAGGAACGCTGGCTGGCCAAACAGTGGACACTGGTGAGCGAGGAGCCGGTGACCAACGGGCTCAAGGATGGCATCGTTTTCCTCTTAAAACGCCAGGACTTCAGCCTGGTGGTCAGCACTAAGAAGGTCCCATTCTTCAAACTCTCCGAGGAATTTGTGGATCCCAAGTCGCACAAGTTTGTCATGAGGCTGCAGTCTGAGACCTCAGTGTGA